The window TGAAACAAGGTTTACTTGATCTCCTTAGGGGTGGGAATCTTGCATAAAGCTCTATTCTCCTCCTCTGATATGACTGTCGAAATCAGGTCCTCCAACTGGTTCGGGAAATTAACATCCTCAGCAGTGAAGAGATTCTTGAACTTCTCCTGTAAGTGTTGTCTGATTGGGCAATTGTCTATGATCCAGATTCCATCATCCCCTCTGATAGCCTTGATGTTGTTCTGGCGCCTCCTAATAATTGTAGAGAGGTGGAAAAAGTTTGTATTCTTGTCCCCTTCCTTTAGCCAAAGTTCCCTGGACTTCTAGCACCACAAGACCTCGCTACATAGCAACCATTCTCTCAACTCAGCTTGAGCGTAGCCTCAGTATTGCCATTCCAGTCCGATGGCTCAACTCTTTGAATCTCAAAAATCTTGTGAATGAGTGAATTGATTCTCGTTTGGCACATACCAAAAACTTCCTTGTTCCATTTGCGGAGGGCTTTGCGGGTTGCCTCTTGCTTTTTGCACAACTTTGTGAAATGAGGCCCCCTGAATAAGTTTGTGAAGAACTTATgtataagtttaaatttaaacctAGGAAGCAAAAAAATCACTATAAACAAGAAGGATAAACTATCTATTTCAGTCTGTCCCTTGTAGGTCAGTTAAACATTATCTTATTAACTAAGAAATGCCCTATGATTTTTCTTATGCTTTCAATTAGCATAAACAACTATTTTGTTTGAAACAAGGATATTATAGAATGGCCATTTGCTCAATATTTCACAAAAGaatatcataaataaaattgggacactttaaaaaaatacacattcaATAACCTTACCTCTCCACacatacaaaaaaagaagaagcatttATTCACAAATCATCATCCTCTGTTTTTAGCAGAACAAAAGTAGCAGTATGTCGGTATATCCAACTAAAGAATctacttgtaagttgtaacgtGCCATGCGAAAAATTAAACCTTTCAAATAGCCCATGATTCTGCTACAAAATAGTAGTGCATCATCGTACTTGTCTCAGGACAAATCCAACTAGAACTTCAAAATTGGCCACAGTGATCTCGCACTATCTAAGCCGCATGCTTGCTTTCAATTACTTTcaacaatgaagaaaaaattcaCTCATCACTTACTCATGGCAATGATAAGCCATAATTGTGATATTAATAAAGGCCATTTTTCACTCTAGTGGTTACATGAACGACCTTAATGGAAAGGAAAACCATAACAAGGTCGTAGAGAATTTTCTTTACATTGTTAATGCATTGGATTTGGTGGTCATATTGTGTAAACCAAGCCCTAAATGTCTAATGAGTAATGattgtaataaataataaataaatcagaGCAATTTATGTGATAATCGTGCTTCTTTTTTCGTTTCACGTACTAATAATGTTAGTATTACACACTTTTATACATACTTTACCACAATTGTCCTACGTAACAGACTATGATTAGTTGTTTATCATTATTATATAATTCCGctattttttcttcaccactTACAATCTACCACGTATAACAATCAtgtcaaaatatgtagtaatagcATTATTGTTCGTTCACTATACTAGCTTTAATTAGTAAATGTGAAAAGTTAATGAATATTTTGCtaacaatttaaataaatttatgagaaaagaaaaatataattgattttttagacagttttttatttttttataaaaatgatatcaaaattttctaaaaattaagtaCTAATCAATACTCTTAAAACACCCATTAGCTGAACCTCTGGTAAATTAGTCAAATCAGGTCAATGAGTGCGTAGTTGAACTTGACTCGGTTTGTTCAGCCTTCAAATATTAAGATGATGGAAAACTTCAACGATTCCTTTCAGATAGGACCTTCTTCGAATATAGTGTTGCCTCCTTTTTTGTAGTCATTTCCAGAGCTGGATTAGCTAGAAATGATTACAAGAGAAATTGTAGTAATGGCAATTGTCACACGGTGTCCAGATACAGCTTCCAAAAAGGAATGCCAAAAGTCTGTGTCTCTAGGTGGCAATATTTGACAATgcgaattgtttttttttttcaaagttagACTTTTAGTATAAATGAATTTGGATTAAAATGGTCAATTCATCTCTTGACATAATTAATAAATGACGTTATTTATTGTTCATGTCAATTCCATACGAATCAATTTGGGTGGAACTCCATTGAGTTGAAATAATAACTTTAATATTGTAAGCTATTATTAGTACTTTAATGTTATAATGAATTAAACtttgtatataatttatttgtttgtaaCTGTTATAATTAATGtacttacaaaatatttataaaaaaaaaaagtcaattgtTTTGGAtcatattatttttgtgagtTGAAATGGATAGTATTCGTGTTAATCCAATataacatgtttattaaatgagttaaaaTAAGTATATATTAAGCGTGTTAAACTTGTTTGCATCATGTTAAAACTATTAATAAAAAAGTAGTGTTAGGATTAAGAGTTTTGACAAGattattaaattcatcattCACCAAGTTAGAGTTGACCAATGTATTAGAATGCCCCTACTTTAACACTAACAtgacacaaaaacaaattaccACCCCCAAATTCTCTATATCTCAAGTTGGAATGCGAATCCTAAAATCTctttaaacccactacaaaggGTTGTAGATGACTCATGTGCTATTAATCATATAACTTATTAAGTCATTTAAACTtgtataattattaaataaatcatATGATTAAGCACAAATATTTAAAGAGTTATTCTAAATTTTACTGCACCAATCACATAAAAGtaatataaatatttgtatattaatttttgaagtgaAACCAATCACATGTCAagtaaatttatcattttcttttcttccaaaGGACTGTTCCAGACGCAGCTGCCACAGCAGACAGAACACTGATCATAAACAGGGCTGGCAAGTTCTGGTTCAATTAGTTAATCATCAATGTTTGACCCAtaaactcaaactcaaggtTTAGCCCATCTCAACCTACCTGTCCCAGATTCAACCCAATGGCCCACCCAGGTACtgcaacttttcttttttactgaGATTTCACTTCCAATCCAACTTTCCTTTTTAAAAGTCAATAAACTTAATCCAATAAAGATAAGAATCAATACCATAAATTCAGCTGAGACTATAATTTGGGGCCAAATGAGAATTATTGCACTTAATCCTAAAAAAATAGTTAGCCATGGGGCAAGAAATTTCAGAATTCAGTCACCATATCCATGCCAATAGAACATTCTCTGTATCCTATAGtacagaaaaaggaaaaaaaaaaaaaaaaagaaaaaaaaaagatctcaaAAGTCCAAAAAATCAGCCAGTCTGCAAATTTTCCATTTCCATTTTCACTTTCCTAACCATATTTAACAGACCCTCCTCTGGCCAATGAGAAAAAGCTTCTGTTTTCTactgttttgtatttttcttttcacagAGCACCATAAATCTTAATATCAACGTCAGTTTTAATTAAACAAACAGTCCCTTTAATAAGGGGTTTCTCACTTCTCAAAGTTCAATGAAAGCAACCATTTCTACCAAAATATAACAATCAATAAAACCATAAATGCAAAACCCACCACACGTTTTAAAAACTGTTTTCCCCATTCAATTGAACCTTACAAATGTATGACCCACAACGCGGCATTAATCACACTACCACAACTACCCTGCTCCATTATTGGGTACCAAAATCaatccacacacacaaaatcaacGTGTCCATCACtgaaaagggaagaaaatgCGCTTCTACAAATAATCCAACTTGATTTTTTTCTCCTCTCAAAGCCATGAAAACCACTCACGTTAGAGTTAGGCTAAACCCACCATTGTATGAGTAATGAACAGTGTCCTTGTTATTTTCAGTTATATTAGCTACAATCAAGAACAGCCAAAGGAACGCGAATCTAAGATAATAGCATAAACcaacaacaaagaaaatgaCATGACAGTTTCTGGGTCTGTACAAAACAAACAAGGACAAATTCAGTCACCTAATTACCTTGTCATCTCTAAcccattctctctttttctttttcttttttccttctagAGAGATAAATTGATCTAAGAAACCtgcactaattatcaaccattccccccatatttaatatttttctcaagCAACAGTGATGATACTATCCCCATTGTTGAAGTTTGGCATTGCTTGGAAAGCTGAAGGATGCCTCGACGGTGACTCCCTCTGATCAGATGTCAATGACAGCTTGAGAGTCAATGGTGAAGGATCAGAAGCCGACTTCCAATTCAAGTTAAGGTCCGTTATGGTTGCGGCATGAGTAGCCTTATGGATAGGAATTGGACGGACAAGCTTTGATGATGCATTGATATCCAGATTCCCCTGTCCTAAGCTTAGATTTTCCATTGGGTTCTCAATGGGAACTGGAACCACAGCTGGCCCAACAGTCATTGGAAATGCAGTCATCATAGGATAACCACTAAAATTGCATGTTTCAGGCGGTGGAGGTGGCAATGAATGTGAATTCGACACATTATCTTGATTGTTATACCCTGGTTCGTCTTCCATTGGAATTGCTGTGACCTAACACAGGAAAATTGGTCCACGGTCAAGAAAAGGTTTTTACCATTTGGTCATTGAGAAAACGTAGGAAATCACAAAGAAAATCACTCAACTATAGTCAACTTTCACAAATTcttaaagaaagcaaaacaaatacaaaaacatagGATTCTTCATtagtactactactactactattttTTTACCTTGAGTTTAGTCTTTCTaaattttctcaacaaccaaaacGTACTATACTAGCAAAACCGAAGAAATAACATAGAAATGAGCACcaccattaaaaaattaataaccttCTCATTTCTAAGAAATTACATATTATCTCATTGCCGACAAAGTAAGAAGACCATTTTTCCTTGTAATAGGTAATTGCCTAAGAAGtaacaaaattaaatccaacaCTCAATCTATATattcatagaaaataatttaaaaatattccCCAAAATTTAAGTCAACAGTCAAACATAATTAGATCACAGCTCATTAAAAATTCAAGattgaaaatttcaagattcttttgttgttgttgtccacaattttttttttttttttttttctcatcaacCAAACAAGAAAGCAAGCTTAATGGGGTTACCGTATCAGTGGTGATATCAAAGAGGCTAGATCGGCGGCGGCGGCGATTGAGGTTGGTACGGCGGAGAAAGTACTTCTGAGCATGACTTGCAACCTGGGTTGGCGTGCGAGTCTTCACAAAGTTTCTAGATATTCCTCTCCAATCTCCTTTCCCTACTTTCTGCAATCCCAGCAGGAATAGCTTGTGCTCGTCCTCTGTCCATGGCACACCTAAAACATCgtaacaaaaacaaccaaaacattAGTACCAAAATCTTATAATCTACCATAgattcaacaaaaacaacaacatcaTCAGTAACCAAATCTTAGTCTCAACAGACTAATAaagacaactttttttttactgctTCTACTAATGttacttgttttttttaaattctctctctaaacttgAATCAACTCACTTGTAATAGTAATCAAatcaaaaactttatttttctaaacaatctttttttttcacataggAACAGTAAAAAAGACAAGGAATTTTGTACATGCGAATTCATAGCTTTATGGATCAACTAGGAGTAGTtaaaaattcagcaaaaaaaaaaaaaaacccattataGCAGAATTTGGTATAGAATATATAGTCAAAAAggttttggatttggattaatgaaaaaataaaaataaaaaatctcaaaatataaTGATGATCGGTGATCTATCAGAATCGGACCTCGTTTACGTTCACGTTCACGGGTGGCGCGTGAGCTAGGGACGGCGTCGTCGGCGGAGGCGTAACCAGCAGCAACATCATCTTTGGATTGAATCTTATTGCTACTATTATTGGAAGCCTCTCCATCTTGATGAGGTTGTtgaggctgaggctgaggctgaggctgTTCATACTGAGAGAGATTGTTCATACTCACGCTCTTCCTCATCGAGTCCACCACAACTCTCACCCCAAACAACATGATCTCTCCGTTTCCACACGTCTCTGACttcatctccatctccatctctGAGAGAGAAAACCTTTCACTTTgctatacctttttttttttttttttttaaatctcttctctcttcttcttgttcttgttaaAGAGGGAATCTTTAGAGACCGTACAAGTGGAAATAGAGATagaaaaatatgaatgaaaggttttgtgtgtgtgttggtttatatatatatatatatataaatatatgtatgtgtgtgtgtgtgtgtgggagagagaaagaaagacagaGATGGGGTGGCACCATGTGGATGTGTGGGTGTAAAGTTGTGGCGTTATGAAACCTATGGTTTGTGTCTGCTTTTCATACgtggttttgcttttttttttttttttttttttttaacatttttttaggaCACATTTATTGATGCTAATGGTTAATAGAAAGATTTTTTTAGTATTCTGGGAGTTTAGAAATGATGCTCCTTCTTAAATCTATGGTGGCATCTATTATGaacgtggaaaaaaaaaaaaaaaaaaaaaaaaaaaaaaaaaaaaaaaaaaaaaaaaaaagtaaatcattctgaaataattatttttgttaataaattatttttaaaaagctttaatatcatttttacgaaaaatataaaaattatcaaaataattaattattttatcataaatatttttaaaaataactcaTAAACCAATGTTCATAGAGTATCCattgactttttctttttcttttttaatttttaatttactgtaaattttgtaaaaagggGTTTAACTAGTTAAGGTCAATCCACTTGACATATTTGATTGATTatatatcattatcattatttgtTTGTGTATATAAACTATGGGTTCGATGTTTTGGAGTCTTGGGACCATTTTGGGTTTAGTTTGTTATTATTTGGCTAAGAGGATTAAGATAATGTATTGGTTTTTGGTGTCACTGGCCAAGCGTGATAAGCAGTATGTATCTATGCATTTTGAGGTGTGTATGTGACGAATGTGTGACACgaagatgaaaattttgtggGCCTCATGTTATAtgttaaaaaattgaagttgCATTTCTCTTGTTGGTTTATTGATTCATATAGTCCACAAGCGTCCAATCAATCCTTGTCATGAACAAAGAGAGTTGAACAAATTTTTAGACCCCATCTTACACTCAAATGTGAT of the Quercus robur chromosome 10, dhQueRobu3.1, whole genome shotgun sequence genome contains:
- the LOC126701411 gene encoding transcription factor MYB1R1, giving the protein MEMEMKSETCGNGEIMLFGVRVVVDSMRKSVSMNNLSQYEQPQPQPQPQQPHQDGEASNNSSNKIQSKDDVAAGYASADDAVPSSRATRERERKRGVPWTEDEHKLFLLGLQKVGKGDWRGISRNFVKTRTPTQVASHAQKYFLRRTNLNRRRRRSSLFDITTDTVTAIPMEDEPGYNNQDNVSNSHSLPPPPPETCNFSGYPMMTAFPMTVGPAVVPVPIENPMENLSLGQGNLDINASSKLVRPIPIHKATHAATITDLNLNWKSASDPSPLTLKLSLTSDQRESPSRHPSAFQAMPNFNNGDSIITVA